A region from the Streptosporangium sp. NBC_01756 genome encodes:
- a CDS encoding FadR/GntR family transcriptional regulator, translating into MAVTDAAIDKIKQMILSGELSPGSKLPKEADLAERLGLSRNSLREAVRALALINVLDVRQGDGTYVTSLEPRLLLDAMSFVVDFHQDATVLQFFQVRRILEPAATAMAASRMTEAEVDGLRRILAELPPDPSVEQLVANDLEFHQHIAAGSGNAVLCSLIESLSGPTTRARIWRGLTQENALEKTREQHAAICDAIASGQPEVARAWATVHIAGVEEWLRSALA; encoded by the coding sequence GTGGCGGTCACCGACGCCGCTATCGACAAGATCAAGCAGATGATCCTCTCGGGTGAGCTCTCCCCCGGCAGCAAGTTGCCGAAGGAGGCCGACCTCGCCGAACGGCTCGGCCTGTCCCGCAACTCCCTGCGGGAGGCCGTCCGGGCGCTGGCCCTGATCAACGTGCTGGACGTGCGCCAGGGCGACGGCACGTACGTGACCAGCCTGGAGCCGCGGCTCCTGCTGGACGCGATGTCGTTCGTGGTGGACTTCCACCAGGACGCCACCGTGCTGCAGTTCTTCCAGGTCCGGCGGATCCTCGAACCGGCGGCGACCGCGATGGCCGCGTCGCGGATGACCGAGGCCGAGGTGGACGGGCTGCGCAGGATCCTCGCCGAGCTGCCCCCCGATCCGAGTGTGGAGCAGCTCGTCGCCAACGATCTGGAGTTCCACCAGCACATCGCGGCGGGATCGGGCAACGCGGTGCTGTGCTCCCTGATCGAGAGCCTGTCGGGCCCCACCACCCGGGCACGGATCTGGCGGGGCCTGACCCAGGAGAACGCCCTGGAGAAGACCCGCGAGCAGCACGCCGCGATCTGCGACGCCATCGCCTCCGGACAGCCCGAGGTCGCCCGCGCCTGGGCGACGGTCCACATCGCCGGCGTGGAGGAGTGGCTGCGTAGCGCACTCGCCTGA
- a CDS encoding TetR family transcriptional regulator: MRTPHLTIEAPRASRLPGPPPPSAAGRATTKGAPGVQNEPASSGVRTRSQHQRRRRIVQAAAALASRGGVEAMQMRTVAERAGVALGTLYRYFPSKMDLVVAVVSEELDLLESSIERRPPGAATAPGRAVDVLMRATRGLMREPELADALIRSLIMAEVDTPFGDRMTGLLLRVAGDELTAETATEEQFALAGSLASVWVHELLEMLRGRRTYEQIQRRIEIAATRLLADLQPPAPA, from the coding sequence ATGCGTACCCCGCATCTGACCATCGAGGCGCCTCGCGCCTCGCGCCTCCCCGGCCCGCCGCCCCCCAGCGCCGCCGGACGGGCCACGACCAAGGGGGCACCCGGCGTGCAGAACGAACCGGCGTCCTCGGGCGTCCGCACCAGGAGCCAGCACCAGCGGCGCAGGCGCATCGTCCAGGCCGCCGCCGCCCTGGCCTCACGCGGCGGCGTCGAGGCGATGCAGATGCGCACCGTCGCCGAGCGCGCGGGAGTCGCCCTCGGCACCCTCTACCGCTACTTCCCCTCCAAGATGGATCTCGTCGTCGCCGTCGTCAGCGAGGAGCTCGACCTCCTGGAGAGCAGCATCGAGCGCCGCCCGCCCGGCGCCGCCACGGCCCCGGGCCGGGCCGTCGACGTCCTGATGCGGGCCACCCGCGGCCTGATGCGCGAGCCCGAGCTCGCTGACGCGCTCATCCGCTCACTGATCATGGCCGAGGTGGACACCCCCTTCGGGGACCGCATGACGGGCCTGCTGCTGCGCGTCGCCGGGGACGAGCTCACCGCGGAGACCGCCACCGAGGAGCAGTTCGCCCTCGCCGGCTCGCTGGCCAGCGTCTGGGTGCACGAGCTGCTGGAGATGCTCCGCGGGCGCCGCACGTACGAACAGATCCAGCGCCGCATCGAGATCGCCGCCACCCGCCTGCTCGCCGATCTGCAGCCGCCCGCTCCGGCCTGA
- a CDS encoding bifunctional MaoC family dehydratase N-terminal/OB-fold nucleic acid binding domain-containing protein, producing MSAAAGPGLHDLLTALAERQVAVGEVRGVAAADPVNLPMIRHWTAAMGDANPVYTDAEAAAGSVHGEIVAPPAMIQVWNMPGVDGRDKQESSPIDEVLGTLDAGGYTGVVATDCEQTYHRYLRLGERLVPATRFTGLSGPKRTALGEGYFVTWNITWYSGDEPVARMLFRILKFHPRERETTSGVREPYPLRPAVNGDTAFFWEGVAKGELRIQRCADCGELRHPPGPVCPSCRSANRTYVVSGGEGELYSYVVHHNPPVPGLKAPFVVAVVELPEGVRIVGGVVDCPLEEVGIGMPLRVTYRQMDDELILPMWAPRET from the coding sequence ATGAGCGCGGCGGCCGGGCCCGGCCTCCACGACCTGCTGACGGCCCTGGCGGAGCGGCAGGTGGCGGTCGGCGAGGTGCGCGGCGTCGCCGCGGCGGACCCGGTGAACCTCCCGATGATCCGGCACTGGACCGCCGCGATGGGCGACGCCAACCCGGTCTACACCGACGCGGAGGCGGCGGCGGGCAGCGTGCACGGGGAGATCGTGGCGCCTCCGGCGATGATCCAGGTCTGGAACATGCCCGGCGTGGACGGGAGGGACAAGCAGGAGAGCAGCCCGATCGACGAGGTGCTCGGGACACTGGACGCGGGCGGCTACACCGGCGTGGTCGCGACCGACTGCGAGCAGACCTACCACCGCTACCTGCGGCTCGGCGAGCGGCTGGTCCCGGCCACCCGGTTCACCGGGCTCTCCGGGCCGAAGCGGACGGCACTCGGCGAGGGCTACTTCGTCACCTGGAACATCACCTGGTACTCCGGGGACGAGCCGGTGGCCCGCATGCTGTTCCGGATACTGAAATTTCATCCCCGGGAGCGGGAAACCACATCCGGCGTCCGCGAGCCGTATCCGCTCCGGCCCGCGGTCAACGGGGACACGGCGTTCTTCTGGGAAGGTGTCGCCAAGGGGGAGCTCCGGATCCAGAGATGCGCGGACTGCGGCGAACTCCGGCACCCCCCGGGCCCGGTCTGCCCGTCGTGCCGTTCGGCCAACCGGACGTACGTCGTCTCCGGTGGCGAGGGCGAGCTCTACAGCTACGTCGTGCACCACAACCCCCCGGTTCCGGGGCTGAAGGCGCCTTTTGTGGTCGCTGTGGTGGAGTTGCCGGAAGGCGTGCGGATCGTGGGCGGTGTCGTGGACTGCCCGCTTGAAGAAGTGGGTATCGGTATGCCGTTGCGTGTGACCTACCGCCAGATGGACGACGAGCTGATCCTGCCGATGTGGGCCCCCCGGGAGACATGA
- a CDS encoding MBL fold metallo-hydrolase, which translates to MKSRRRPYSEQRPIDTGGGVWSVPVPIPGSPLGYTLVYAIESPAGPVLVDAGWNHPEAWLALRDGLSSVGMDVRDVRGVVVTHFHPDHAGLAGQVQEESGAWIAMHEADIAMVKLLRGFGSEGHREFRADMLRRAGAAVVEVEEASAHQPKPPALPDRTLHDGDLIDLPGRRLRTVWTPGHTPGHICLHLEDAGRIFTGDHVLPAITPHIAVYPYDRADVDPLSDFLESLEKVAGLGDLEALPAHEWIFQDVAARATEIHAHHEEKLVRLAALLAEAGEPLTIWETAARMTWNRSWEELSAMLRGMAAGEAAAHLRTLEARGVIRRTPEVDPVRFALHS; encoded by the coding sequence GTGAAGTCCCGCCGCAGGCCGTACAGCGAGCAGCGCCCGATCGACACCGGCGGCGGGGTGTGGAGCGTGCCCGTCCCGATCCCCGGCAGCCCGCTCGGCTACACCCTGGTCTACGCGATCGAGTCCCCCGCCGGGCCGGTGCTCGTCGACGCGGGCTGGAACCATCCGGAGGCCTGGCTGGCGCTGCGGGACGGGCTGTCCTCCGTGGGCATGGACGTCCGTGACGTCCGGGGGGTCGTGGTCACTCACTTCCACCCCGACCACGCCGGGCTGGCCGGGCAGGTCCAGGAGGAGTCCGGGGCCTGGATCGCCATGCACGAGGCCGACATCGCGATGGTCAAACTGCTGCGCGGGTTCGGCTCCGAGGGGCACCGCGAGTTCCGGGCCGACATGCTGCGCCGTGCGGGCGCGGCCGTGGTCGAAGTCGAGGAGGCGTCGGCGCACCAGCCGAAGCCGCCCGCGCTGCCCGACCGGACGCTCCACGACGGCGACCTGATCGATCTGCCCGGCCGCAGGCTCCGTACGGTCTGGACCCCCGGCCACACCCCGGGCCACATCTGCCTGCACCTGGAGGACGCCGGCCGGATCTTCACCGGGGACCACGTACTGCCGGCGATCACCCCGCACATCGCCGTCTACCCCTACGACCGCGCCGACGTGGATCCGCTCAGCGACTTCCTGGAGTCGCTGGAGAAGGTGGCGGGCCTGGGCGACCTCGAAGCCCTGCCCGCCCATGAATGGATATTTCAGGATGTGGCAGCCAGGGCGACGGAGATCCACGCCCACCACGAGGAGAAGCTCGTACGGCTCGCCGCCCTGCTGGCCGAGGCCGGAGAGCCTCTCACCATCTGGGAGACCGCCGCCCGGATGACCTGGAACCGTTCCTGGGAGGAGCTGTCGGCGATGCTGCGGGGCATGGCCGCCGGGGAGGCCGCGGCCCATCTGCGCACCCTGGAGGCCCGGGGCGTGATCCGCCGCACACCGGAGGTGGACCCGGTCCGCTTCGCCCTACACTCATAG
- a CDS encoding acyl-CoA dehydrogenase family protein encodes MDFNLDETQSDLRKLAVELLGREVTGSRLEAHEKSGAPYDAELWGALAQAGLLGVCLPEEAGGAGFGPVELAVVLREIGAHVAPVPVQQSLVAALAVARYGSREQRAALAPLAEGETVLTSALREPGRALGATPAVTARRDGGGWVLDGRTGAVPYAAEASKVLVPAATEDGVGVFLVAPETAGLRPLRVSTGEPAATLTLDGSPGEPLGSQDGEAFGGLRRLALAGTVAVASGVLAGALALTTEYIRTRRQFDRALAEFQAVTVQIADVYIAGRTLDVAMWAGVWRLAEGPAEEAEADLAVGALTVTDSALAALYTCQHLHGGVGLDVTYPLHRYFAWGKHHAHLLGGVEARLDTIGALV; translated from the coding sequence GTGGACTTCAATCTTGATGAGACACAGAGTGACCTGCGCAAACTCGCGGTGGAGCTGCTCGGCCGGGAGGTGACAGGGAGCAGGCTCGAAGCCCATGAGAAGAGCGGCGCGCCGTATGACGCGGAGCTGTGGGGCGCCCTCGCCCAGGCCGGGCTGCTGGGTGTCTGCCTCCCGGAGGAGGCGGGCGGCGCCGGGTTCGGGCCGGTCGAACTGGCGGTCGTGCTACGGGAGATCGGCGCGCACGTGGCCCCGGTCCCCGTCCAGCAGAGCCTGGTCGCGGCGCTGGCCGTCGCCCGGTACGGCTCCCGCGAGCAGCGCGCGGCGCTGGCCCCCCTGGCCGAGGGCGAGACCGTGCTGACCTCCGCGCTGCGTGAGCCCGGCCGCGCCCTCGGCGCCACGCCCGCGGTGACCGCCCGCAGGGACGGCGGCGGATGGGTGCTGGACGGGCGGACGGGCGCGGTGCCGTACGCGGCCGAGGCGTCGAAGGTCCTCGTCCCCGCCGCCACCGAGGACGGCGTCGGCGTGTTCCTGGTGGCCCCGGAGACGGCGGGCTTGCGGCCCCTGCGCGTCTCGACCGGCGAGCCCGCCGCCACGCTCACGCTGGACGGCTCCCCGGGCGAGCCGCTGGGGAGCCAGGACGGCGAGGCGTTCGGCGGGCTGCGCCGGCTGGCGCTGGCCGGGACCGTCGCCGTCGCCTCCGGCGTGCTGGCCGGGGCGCTCGCGCTGACCACGGAGTACATCAGGACGCGCAGGCAGTTCGACCGGGCGCTGGCCGAGTTCCAGGCGGTGACCGTGCAGATCGCCGACGTCTACATCGCCGGCCGGACGCTGGACGTGGCCATGTGGGCCGGGGTGTGGCGGCTGGCCGAGGGGCCGGCGGAGGAGGCCGAGGCCGACCTGGCCGTCGGCGCCCTCACCGTGACGGACTCGGCGCTCGCGGCGCTCTACACCTGCCAGCACCTGCACGGCGGGGTCGGCCTGGACGTGACCTACCCGCTGCACCGCTACTTCGCCTGGGGCAAGCACCACGCCCACCTGCTGGGCGGCGTCGAGGCCCGGCTCGACACGATCGGAGCGCTCGTCTGA
- a CDS encoding acyl-CoA dehydrogenase family protein translates to MLIDLTPEQKRLRDGLREYFRSCLTAEHREEISADPFGHVYMEHCRTLGRDGKLGLGWPKEYGGGGYGPLEQQIFANEIARAEVPYPIITVQTVGPTLMQYGTAAQKEFFLPRILAGECHFAIGYSEPGAGTDLASLRTAAVRDGDHYVVNGQKIFTTGAHHAQYIWLAARTDPAAKKHRGITMMIVDCADPGFSWTPIMTMDGRHHTNSTYYADVRVPVDMVVGEENKGWDLIVNQLNHERVTLGPAGNIAHTYDRFLRWARDTGLVEEPAVRRALARVYACFRTNELLNWQVAANMDLGWLGAPDASATKIYGSERMQEVGRVVGEVLARFGDPDDPATADFVDRLDRGVKGAIVLTFGGGVNEVQRELIAMLGLSLPRPPR, encoded by the coding sequence ATGCTGATCGACCTGACCCCCGAGCAGAAGCGGCTCCGCGACGGACTGCGCGAGTACTTCCGGTCCTGCCTGACCGCCGAGCACCGCGAGGAGATCTCCGCCGACCCGTTCGGCCACGTCTACATGGAGCACTGCCGCACCCTCGGCCGGGACGGCAAGCTCGGGCTGGGCTGGCCGAAGGAGTACGGCGGCGGCGGGTACGGGCCGCTGGAGCAGCAGATCTTCGCCAACGAGATCGCCCGCGCCGAGGTGCCCTACCCGATCATCACGGTGCAGACCGTCGGCCCGACCCTCATGCAGTACGGCACCGCGGCGCAGAAGGAGTTCTTCCTGCCGCGCATCCTGGCGGGGGAGTGCCACTTCGCGATCGGCTACAGCGAGCCCGGAGCGGGCACCGACCTGGCGTCCCTGCGCACCGCCGCGGTCCGCGACGGCGACCACTACGTCGTCAACGGCCAGAAGATCTTCACCACCGGTGCGCACCACGCCCAGTACATCTGGCTGGCCGCCCGCACCGACCCGGCCGCGAAGAAACACCGCGGCATCACGATGATGATCGTCGACTGCGCCGACCCCGGCTTCTCGTGGACCCCGATCATGACCATGGACGGCCGCCACCACACCAACTCCACCTACTACGCCGACGTGCGCGTGCCGGTGGACATGGTGGTGGGTGAGGAGAACAAGGGCTGGGACCTGATCGTCAACCAGCTCAACCACGAACGGGTCACCCTGGGCCCGGCGGGCAACATCGCCCACACCTACGACAGGTTCCTGCGCTGGGCCCGCGACACCGGCCTGGTCGAGGAGCCCGCCGTGCGGCGGGCGCTCGCCCGGGTCTACGCCTGCTTCCGGACCAACGAACTGCTGAACTGGCAGGTCGCGGCCAACATGGACCTGGGCTGGCTGGGCGCCCCGGACGCCTCGGCCACCAAGATCTACGGTTCGGAGCGGATGCAGGAGGTCGGCAGGGTCGTCGGCGAGGTCCTGGCCCGCTTCGGCGACCCGGACGACCCGGCGACGGCCGACTTCGTCGACCGGCTCGACCGCGGCGTCAAGGGCGCGATCGTGCTCACCTTCGGCGGCGGCGTCAACGAGGTCCAGCGCGAGCTCATCGCGATGCTCGGCCTGAGCCTGCCGAGGCCGCCCCGATGA
- a CDS encoding MaoC/PaaZ C-terminal domain-containing protein, which produces MRTLTDDQVEVGSLLPDLVIELSPTVIVSTALATMDFTPVHHDVEGARAQGSKDIFLNILTTMGLVERYVTDWAGPEALIRGINVKLGAPAYAGDTLTFTGTVAACEDGEFTVEIRGRVSLGDHASGTVRFVLPGH; this is translated from the coding sequence ATGCGGACACTTACCGACGATCAGGTGGAGGTCGGATCCCTCCTCCCCGATCTCGTGATCGAGCTCAGCCCCACCGTGATCGTCTCGACGGCGCTGGCCACGATGGACTTCACCCCGGTCCACCACGACGTCGAGGGCGCCCGCGCACAGGGCTCGAAGGACATCTTCCTCAACATCCTGACCACGATGGGCCTCGTCGAACGCTACGTCACCGACTGGGCGGGCCCCGAAGCGCTGATCCGCGGCATCAACGTCAAACTGGGCGCCCCCGCCTACGCCGGGGACACGCTCACCTTCACCGGCACCGTGGCCGCGTGCGAGGACGGCGAGTTCACGGTCGAGATCCGCGGCAGGGTGAGCCTCGGCGACCACGCCTCCGGCACCGTCCGGTTCGTCCTCCCCGGCCACTGA
- a CDS encoding steroid 3-ketoacyl-CoA thiolase, whose protein sequence is MGAVIVEAVRTPIGRRNGLLAGLKPQALLAAALNGLIGRAGIDPSVVDQVFAGCVTQAGEQGGHVGRYAWLYAGLPYQTGVTTVDAQCGSSQQAVHLVAALIQAGVIDVGVACGVEVMSRAPLGSNVLPANPRPDDWTVDLPDQFTAAERIARRRGLTRERLDRFGARSQRLAAEAWAQGRFDREIVKVTAPVLGEDGQPTGESRTVHTDQGLRETTIEGLARLKPVLGDGTLHTAGTASQISDGAAAVLLMSEEAAARHGLRPRARILAQTLVGAEPYYHLDGPVDATARVLSAAGMTVADIDLFEVNEAFASIVLSWASVHGPDMDRVNTGGGAIALGHPVGATGSRLITTALHELERSDSSTALVTMCAGGALATATVLERL, encoded by the coding sequence ATGGGTGCAGTGATCGTCGAGGCCGTGAGAACCCCGATCGGCCGGCGCAACGGCCTGCTGGCGGGGCTGAAGCCGCAGGCCCTGCTCGCCGCGGCGCTGAACGGCCTGATCGGCAGGGCGGGGATCGACCCGTCCGTCGTGGACCAGGTCTTCGCCGGATGCGTCACCCAGGCGGGCGAGCAGGGCGGGCACGTCGGACGGTACGCCTGGCTCTACGCCGGCCTGCCGTACCAGACGGGCGTGACCACGGTCGACGCCCAGTGCGGCTCCTCCCAGCAGGCCGTGCACCTGGTCGCGGCCCTCATCCAGGCGGGTGTCATCGACGTCGGCGTCGCCTGCGGCGTCGAGGTGATGAGCCGCGCACCGCTGGGCAGCAACGTGCTCCCGGCCAACCCCCGGCCCGACGACTGGACCGTCGACCTGCCCGACCAGTTCACCGCCGCCGAGCGGATCGCCCGCCGGCGCGGGCTGACCCGCGAGCGGCTCGACCGGTTCGGCGCCCGGTCACAGCGGCTGGCCGCCGAGGCATGGGCGCAGGGCCGGTTCGACCGGGAGATCGTCAAGGTCACCGCACCCGTCCTCGGCGAGGACGGGCAGCCGACCGGGGAGAGCCGGACCGTGCACACCGACCAGGGGCTGCGCGAGACGACCATCGAAGGGCTGGCCAGGCTCAAGCCGGTGCTGGGCGACGGCACCCTGCACACCGCGGGCACCGCCTCCCAGATCTCCGACGGCGCGGCGGCCGTGCTGCTGATGAGCGAGGAGGCCGCCGCCCGGCACGGCCTGCGCCCCCGGGCCCGCATCCTCGCCCAGACCCTCGTCGGCGCCGAGCCGTACTACCACCTGGACGGGCCGGTGGACGCGACCGCCAGGGTCCTGTCCGCCGCGGGCATGACTGTCGCGGACATCGACCTGTTCGAGGTGAACGAGGCGTTCGCCTCGATCGTCCTCTCCTGGGCGTCGGTGCACGGACCGGACATGGACCGGGTCAACACCGGCGGCGGTGCCATCGCCCTCGGCCACCCGGTCGGCGCGACCGGCTCCCGGCTGATCACCACCGCCCTGCACGAGCTGGAGAGATCCGACTCGTCCACCGCCCTGGTGACGATGTGCGCGGGCGGGGCGCTGGCCACGGCGACCGTCCTCGAACGGTTGTAG